In Apium graveolens cultivar Ventura chromosome 10, ASM990537v1, whole genome shotgun sequence, the following are encoded in one genomic region:
- the LOC141692959 gene encoding enhanced ethylene response protein 5, with protein MAAGSYISMGEAHHRITEYLNRFSDAVSYQDCSSLKTLLSLSSNSPFLLSLADALNIFQEDSTNKLIRTHHNNSYPDIVTPLFRSFQNYRIAHLVDCYVAFEKAANSFIQEFRNWESAWALEALFVVVYEIRVLAERADRELASNGKTPDKLKAAGSYLMKVFGVLAGKGPKRVGALYVTCQLFKTYFKLGTVHLCRSVIRSIETARIFDFEEFPVRDKVTYMYYTGRLEVFNENFPAADQKLSYALMHCNPRREANIRMILKYLIPVKLSIGILPENSLLVKYNLVEYSDVVLALRRGDLRLLRNALQKHEDRFLRSGVYLVLEKLELQVYQRLVKKIYIIQKQKDPTKAHQVKLEVIVKALKWLEMDMDVDEVECIMAILIYKNLMKGYFAHKSKVVVLSKQDPFPKLNGKPVNS; from the exons ATGGCAGCAGGTTCATACATAAGCATGGGAGAAGCTCACCATCGAATCACCGAGTATCTAAACCGCTTCTCCGACGCCGTTTCATACCAAGACTGCTCTTCTCTCAAGACCCTTCTTTCTCTCTCTTCTAATTCTCCTTTTCTTCTCTCTCTAGCTGATGCTCTCAACATTTTTCAAGAAGATTCTACTAATAAATTAATTAGAACACATCATAATAATAGCTACCCAGATATTGTGACCCCACTTTTTAGATCTTTTCAGAATTACAGGATCGCCCATCTTGTTGATTGTTATGTTGCTTTTGAAAAAGCTGCAAA TTCTTTTATTCAGGAGTTTAGGAACTGGGAATCAGCTTGGGCTTTAGAGGCTTTGTTTGTTGTTGtttacgaaattagggttcttgCTGAAAGG GCTGATAGAGAGTTGGCCTCCAATGGGAAAACTCCAGACAAGTTGAAGGCAGCTGGCTCGTACCTTATGAAAGTGTTTGGAGTTCTTGCT GGGAAAGGTCCGAAACGTGTTGGAGCTCTTTATGTGACCTGTCAACTGTTCAAAACATATTTTAAG CTTGGCACTGTTCATCTATGCAGAAGTGTGATACGTAGCATAGAAACTGCACGTATATTTGATTTTGAGGAATTTCCTGTCCGAGATAAG GTCACATACATGTATTACACAGGTCGTTTGGAGGTGTTTAATGAAAATTTTCCTGCG GCTGATCAGAAGTTGTCATATGCTCTGATGCATTGCAACCCTCGCAGGGAAGCAAATATAAG GATGATCTTGAAGTACCTCATACCAGTGAAGCTTTCAATTGGCATCTTACCTGAAAATTCGCTCCTCGTGAAATATAATCTGGTTGAG TACAGTGATGTTGTTCTGGCTTTGAGAAGAGGTGATCTCCGACTTCTTCGAAATGCTCTTCAGAAGCATGAAGACCG GTTTTTAAGGTCTGGTGTTTATCTCGTCCTTGAGAAGTTAGAGCTCCAGGTGTACCAAAGACTAGTAAAAAAAat TTATATTATCCAAAAGCAGAAGGATCCAACAAAAGCGCACCAGGTTAAATTAGAAGTAATTGTCAAAGCATTGAAATGGCTTGAGATGGACATGGATGTTGATGAG GTTGAATGTATAATGGCCATCTTAATatacaagaatctcatgaagGGTTACTTTGCGCACAAGAGCAAAGTTGTCGTGCTAAGTAAACAAGATCCTTTCCCTAAATTGAATGGCAAACCAGTCAACTCATAG
- the LOC141691420 gene encoding secreted RxLR effector protein 161-like, whose protein sequence is MDKSHPLTTPMMIRSLEPDKDPFRPREDDEEVLGPEIPYLGTIGALMYLANNTRPDIAFATLDRIKHIFRYLRGTTDFGLFFPKNSTSQLIGYVDAGYLSDPHFDKSQTGYVFTYCGAAISWKSTKQTTVATSTNHSELIAIHEANREYI, encoded by the exons atggataaatctcATCCATTGACTACTCCAATGATGATTAGATCTTTAGAGCCTGATAAAGATCCATTTCGACCACGAGAAGATGATGAAGAGGTTCTTGGTCCTGAAATCCCATATCTAGGTACAATTGGTGCACTTATGTATCTTGCAAACAATACAAGGCCAGATATTGCATTTGCT ACATTGGATAGGATTAAACATATATTCCGTTATCTTCGGGGAACAACAGACTTTGGATTATTCTTCCCGAAAAACTCAACATCTCAGTTGATTGGATATGTTGACGCTGGATACttgtcagatcctcattttgACAAATCACAAACTGGATATGTATTTACATATTGCGGTGCAGCCATTTCCTGGAAATCCACGAAGCAAACTACTGTGGCAACCTCAACAAATCACTCAGAACTCATTGCAATTCATGAAGCCAATAGAGAATATATTTAG
- the LOC141691421 gene encoding uncharacterized protein LOC141691421: MHEDLKSEYLEVEDPFILWENLKDRFDHQKLVYLPAAENDWSNLRFQDFKSVRAYNSALFKISSRLIICGEKVTEKRKIDKTLSTFHPNNINLAEMYRERKFTKFGDLLSTLLVAEQNHELVIKNHQSRPTGSAPLPEVNNMSLQQNVRGKGYRGGWGQGRYRGRGRNHRYFRPYNNSGHRKWQSESQSKRKAPRGGKTENICYRCGMNGHWTRNCHTPDHLV; this comes from the coding sequence ATGCATGAAGATTTAAAATCTGAGTACTTAGAAGTCGAGGATCCttttattttatgggaaaatctaAAGGATAGGTTCGATCACCAGAAACTAGTTTATCTACCTGCAGCTGAAAATGATTGGTCTAATTTAAGATTTCAGGATTTTAAGAGTGTCCGAGCATATAACTCTGCTTTGTTTAAAATAAGTTCTAGGCTTATTATATGTGGTGAGAAAGTTACGGAAAAAAGAAAAATCGATAAAACACTATCAACTTTTCACCCCAACAATATCAACTTAGCAGAGATGTACAGGGAGCGCAAATTTACTAAGTTCGGGGATCTTCTATCAACTCTCCTCGTTGCTGAACAGAATCATGAATTGGTGATTAAGAATCATCAATCCCGTCCAACAGGATCTGCACCATTACCTGAAGTAAATAACATGTCATTGCAGCAGAATGTACGTGGAAAAGGGTATAGAGGTGGATGGGGCCAAGGGCGGTACCGTGGACGAGGTCGGAACCACAGGTATTTTCGTCCATATAACAACTCTGGTCACCGGAAGTGGCAATCTGAATCACAGAGTAAAAGAAAGGCACCACGAGGAGGAAAAACTGAAAATATTTGTTATAGGTGCGGCATGAATGGGCACTGGACACGTAATTGTCATACCCCAGATCATCTTGTTTAG
- the LOC141692938 gene encoding uncharacterized protein LOC141692938 produces MTSVITLLAKPMLVPTRHLLQPPSKSIATSFFFFATCILFFSSSSSSLPPFHPSTNLLSRPLNKLPHPVVILLSCDGFRFGFQHKTPTPNIKRLISKGTEAETGLIPVFPTLTFPNHYSIVTGLYPAYHGIVANNFIDPSTGDTFNQQNFDPKWWLGEPLWETVINQGLNAATFIWPGSEVNTSSWTCPSKFCTPYNKSSPFEERVDKILSYFDLPTSDIPSFMALYLDDPDAQGHKVGPDHPEITKAVANVDRLVGRMISGLEKRGIFEDVNVIMVGDHGMVGTCYQRLIFLKELAPWIDIPEDWIERYTPLLSIRPPPNVSPADVVAKINQGLKSGKVGNGEYLKVYLKKDLPSRLHYSDSDRITPIVGLADEGFKVEMNISEAKQCAGAHGYDNAFFSMRSIFIGHGPRFAKGVKVPSFENIQIYNLITSILNIKGARNNGTSSFPKKVLLPQHKYRNY; encoded by the coding sequence ATGACCTCCGTTATAACTTTACTTGCTAAGCCCATGTTAGTACCAACTCGACACCTTCTACAGCCGCCATCAAAATCCATTGCCACCAGTTTCTTTTTCTTCGCCACTTGCATTCTCTTCTTCTCGTCCTCTTCGTCTTCTCTTCCTCCTTTTCATCCTTCCACAAATTTACTTAGTCGCCCCCTCAACAAACTACCTCATCCAGTTGTTATCTTGCTTTCTTGTGATGGCTTTCGATTTGGGTTCCAACACAAGACACCAACTCCAAATATCAAACGTTTGATTAGTAAAGGGACAGAAGCCGAAACAGGGCTAATTCCTGTTTTCCCAACATTGACATTTCCAAATCACTACTCAATTGTTACTGGCTTGTATCCAGCTTATCATGGAATTGTCGCTAATAACTTTATTGATCCAAGCACTGGTGACACTTTCAATCAGCAAAATTTTGACCCCAAATGGTGGCTTGGGGAGCCTTTGTGGGAAACTGTGATAAATCAAGGCCTCAATGCTGCAACCTTTATCTGGCCTGGCTCTGAGGTAAATACAAGTTCTTGGACTTGCCCATCAAAATTTTGTACGCCTTACAATAAATCTTCGCCATTTGAGGAGCGAGTTGATAAGATTTTGAGTTATTTTGATTTACCAACTAGTGATATTCCTTCGTTCATGGCATTGTATTTAGATGATCCGGATGCTCAGGGTCACAAGGTAGGACCTGATCACCCAGAAATTACTAAAGCAGTAGCTAACGTTGATCGGTTGGTAGGGAGAATGATTAGTGGTTTGGAGAAAAGAGGGATTTTTGAAGATGTTAATGTGATCATGGTCGGTGATCATGGAATGGTTGGTACCTGCTATCAAAGGCTAATCTTTTTGAAAGAATTGGCTCCATGGATTGACATTCCAGAGGATTGGATTGAGAGATACACTCCGTTACTTTCTATTCGCCCACCACCCAATGTCTCCCCAGCTGATGTTGTTGCCAAGATCAACCAAGGACTAAAATCTGGAAAAGTTGGCAATGGCGAGTATTTGAAAGTTTATCTTAAAAAAGACCTACCTAGTCGGCTGCATTACTCTGATAGTGATCGGATCACCCCCATTGTTGGATTAGCTGATGAAGGATTTAAAGTGGAGATGAACATATCAGAAGCTAAACAATGTGCAGGAGCACACGGGTATGACAATGCATTTTTCTCAATGAGGTCAATATTCATCGGCCATGGTCCTAGGTTTGCCAAGGGAGTGAAAGTGCCTTCTTTCGAGAACATTCAAATATACAATTTGATTACGTCGATCCTCAATATAAAGGGTGCTCGAAATAATGGTACCTCATCTTTTCCTAAGAAGGTTCTTTTACCTCAACACAAATACAGGAACTATTGA